A portion of the Thermoanaerobaculia bacterium genome contains these proteins:
- a CDS encoding ABC transporter ATP-binding protein produces MLEIRSLSKTYPGASAPALIDFSLSVGEGVLGLLGPNGAGKTTLMSILATVTKPSGGAFFWRGLSGVESPLSVRRELGFLPQDFGVYERLTAREFLTYLGRLKGLSGSDLSRRIASMLELVNLHHAADRRLGSFSGGMRQRVGIAQALLGDPKLLIVDEPTVGLDPEERVRFRNLLSEIALGRVVLLSTHIVSDVEAIASTIAVIRAGHLVLHAAPEELMRRAAGRVFRADVASEDLARVQREIAVSGLARRAGGVSVRYVAEEAILPQSEPVEPTLEDAYLLTGGEARAV; encoded by the coding sequence ATGCTCGAGATCCGGTCGCTTTCCAAGACGTACCCGGGCGCGTCGGCGCCAGCACTGATCGATTTCTCGCTTTCGGTCGGCGAGGGAGTACTCGGCCTCCTCGGCCCGAACGGCGCGGGAAAGACGACTCTCATGAGCATCCTCGCGACCGTGACGAAACCGTCAGGCGGCGCGTTCTTCTGGCGGGGCCTGAGCGGCGTCGAGTCGCCTCTCTCGGTCCGGCGCGAACTCGGCTTCCTGCCGCAGGATTTCGGCGTCTACGAGCGCCTGACCGCCCGGGAGTTCCTGACCTACCTCGGACGTCTGAAGGGGCTTTCCGGATCGGACCTCTCCCGGAGGATCGCCTCCATGCTCGAGCTCGTCAATCTCCACCACGCCGCCGACCGACGGCTCGGGAGCTTCTCCGGGGGGATGCGCCAGCGGGTGGGAATCGCCCAGGCGCTCCTCGGCGATCCGAAGCTCCTCATCGTCGACGAACCGACGGTCGGGCTCGATCCGGAGGAGCGTGTCCGCTTCCGGAACCTCCTCTCCGAAATCGCGCTGGGTCGCGTCGTGCTCCTCTCGACACACATCGTCTCGGATGTCGAGGCGATCGCCTCGACGATCGCGGTGATTCGGGCCGGCCACCTCGTTCTCCATGCCGCGCCCGAAGAGCTGATGCGACGCGCCGCCGGGCGGGTCTTCCGCGCCGACGTGGCGTCCGAGGACCTTGCCCGCGTCCAGCGCGAGATCGCCGTCTCGGGACTCGCGCGCCGTGCGGGGGGCGTTTCCGTGCGCTACGTCGCCGAGGAGGCGATCCTCCCGCAGAGCGAGCCGGTCGAGCCGACGCTCGAGGACGCCTATCTCCTGACCGGCGGCGAGGCGCGCGCCGTATGA
- a CDS encoding metalloregulator ArsR/SmtB family transcription factor has product MSANLALVAAPRRREILRLVWDRERGAGEIAAAMPDVTFGAVSQHLALLSRAGLVQCRREGRRRYYAARKGELEPLREWLESSWDDALARLKTKAEIEAARRGPRQGRRRRKK; this is encoded by the coding sequence GTGAGCGCGAATCTCGCCCTCGTCGCCGCCCCCCGCCGCCGGGAGATCCTGCGGCTCGTGTGGGACCGGGAGCGCGGGGCGGGAGAGATCGCGGCCGCCATGCCGGACGTGACGTTCGGCGCCGTCTCGCAGCATCTGGCCCTCCTCTCCCGCGCCGGTCTCGTCCAGTGCCGGCGCGAAGGGCGGCGGCGCTACTACGCCGCCCGGAAAGGCGAGCTCGAGCCGCTGCGGGAATGGCTCGAATCTTCGTGGGACGACGCGCTCGCGCGCTTGAAGACGAAAGCGGAGATCGAGGCGGCCCGGCGCGGTCCGCGTCAGGGCCGTCGAAGGAGGAAGAAGTGA
- a CDS encoding DUF2911 domain-containing protein, with product MRHALRTFLPAAVLALALRPVSGQELSELSLPPGGNGISQRSEVAQWIGPVKVSIAYGSPNVHGRGSDRAGHIWGELVPFGLFDEGFGPSTATPWRAGANESTTISFSDDVRVGGKEIKAGTYALFLELAEKGPWTWIFSTHRGWGSYQYDPKNDALRVPVAPQDAPYTEYLTYGFDDRKIDSATAYLQWEKKRVPMRIEVPNVYERYVDRMRRELEEWPGFNYQNWQTAAQFCADHKIDLDEALVWADRAIHEPFRGATVGREDFSTLETKASVLEAMGRSGEADALMEKALALPGTSAFEIYIYGSRRLAAGKNEAALEVFRLNQERHPDEKFWTVLGLARAYTALGDRKNAMANWEAALANVPPSQKGSVPRMKQALEKLKSES from the coding sequence ATGAGACACGCCCTTCGAACTTTCCTCCCGGCCGCGGTCCTCGCGCTCGCGCTCCGTCCGGTTTCGGGGCAGGAGCTCTCCGAGCTCTCGCTGCCGCCGGGCGGCAACGGAATCAGCCAGCGATCGGAAGTCGCGCAGTGGATCGGCCCGGTCAAGGTCTCGATCGCCTATGGCAGCCCGAACGTGCACGGCCGCGGAAGCGACCGCGCCGGCCACATCTGGGGAGAGCTCGTTCCCTTCGGCCTTTTCGACGAGGGCTTCGGTCCGTCGACGGCGACGCCCTGGCGGGCGGGCGCCAACGAAAGCACGACGATCTCGTTTTCCGACGACGTGCGGGTCGGGGGAAAGGAGATCAAGGCGGGAACGTACGCCCTCTTCCTGGAGCTCGCGGAGAAAGGACCCTGGACGTGGATCTTCTCGACGCACCGCGGCTGGGGGAGCTATCAGTACGACCCGAAGAACGATGCCCTGCGCGTGCCGGTCGCCCCGCAGGATGCCCCGTACACGGAATATCTGACCTACGGTTTCGACGACCGGAAGATCGACTCCGCGACCGCGTACCTCCAGTGGGAGAAGAAGCGCGTGCCGATGAGGATCGAAGTGCCGAACGTGTACGAGCGGTATGTCGATCGCATGCGGCGGGAGCTCGAAGAATGGCCCGGATTCAACTATCAGAACTGGCAGACGGCCGCGCAGTTCTGCGCCGACCACAAGATCGATCTCGACGAGGCGCTCGTCTGGGCGGACCGGGCGATCCACGAGCCCTTTCGCGGCGCGACCGTCGGCCGCGAGGACTTCTCGACGCTGGAGACGAAAGCATCCGTCCTCGAGGCGATGGGACGAAGCGGCGAGGCCGACGCGCTGATGGAGAAAGCCCTCGCGTTGCCCGGGACCTCCGCCTTCGAGATCTACATCTACGGTTCACGCCGGCTCGCCGCGGGGAAGAACGAGGCGGCGCTCGAGGTCTTCCGGCTGAATCAGGAGCGACATCCGGACGAAAAGTTCTGGACCGTCCTGGGCCTCGCCCGCGCGTACACGGCGCTCGGCGACCGCAAGAACGCGATGGCGAACTGGGAGGCGGCGCTCGCCAACGTTCCGCCCTCCCAGAAGGGGAGCGTTCCGCGCATGAAGCAGGCTCTGGAGAAGCTGAAGTCGGAGTCGTGA
- a CDS encoding SRPBCC domain-containing protein, whose amino-acid sequence MTEKTGFIIDRTISVRAPRETVFRYFTDSARFAAWWGDGSEIDARPGGSVRIRYPGGVVASGEVVEIDPPERVVFTYGYEREESPIPPGGSRVTIRLEDSPAGTSVHLRHESTDAPASVGAEHVQGWRYQMALFANIVSREAQAQAAERIDAFFGAWNQADEEERRRLLAGAATDDVEFHDAFSCTAGREDLVAHLAAVQRFMPGMTVARDGEVKECQGVAIAPWTARAADGSVRGQGTNVFDFAKDGRIRRATGFWS is encoded by the coding sequence GTGACGGAGAAGACGGGATTCATCATCGACCGCACGATCTCGGTACGCGCCCCGCGCGAGACGGTTTTCCGTTACTTCACCGACTCCGCCCGGTTCGCGGCGTGGTGGGGCGACGGCTCGGAGATCGATGCGCGCCCGGGCGGATCGGTCCGGATCCGCTATCCCGGCGGCGTCGTCGCGAGCGGCGAGGTCGTCGAGATCGATCCGCCGGAGCGAGTCGTCTTCACGTACGGATACGAACGCGAAGAAAGTCCGATCCCGCCCGGCGGATCGCGCGTGACGATCCGGCTCGAAGATTCCCCCGCCGGGACCTCGGTCCACTTGCGCCACGAGTCGACGGACGCCCCGGCCTCGGTCGGCGCCGAGCACGTGCAGGGGTGGCGGTACCAGATGGCGCTCTTCGCCAACATCGTTTCGCGCGAGGCGCAGGCGCAGGCCGCGGAGCGGATCGACGCCTTCTTCGGCGCATGGAACCAGGCGGACGAGGAGGAAAGACGGCGGCTTCTCGCGGGGGCGGCGACCGACGACGTCGAATTCCACGACGCGTTCAGCTGCACGGCCGGACGGGAGGACCTCGTCGCGCACCTCGCCGCGGTGCAGCGCTTCATGCCCGGGATGACGGTCGCGCGAGACGGGGAAGTCAAGGAGTGTCAGGGAGTCGCGATCGCTCCGTGGACCGCTCGGGCCGCGGACGGAAGCGTGCGCGGCCAGGGAACGAACGTCTTCGACTTCGCCAAGGACGGGCGGATCCGGAGGGCGACCGGGTTCTGGAGCTGA
- a CDS encoding DUF2059 domain-containing protein, whose product MKTKVLFLSLFLAAIPLAAQDAPKPALSAKEAKIHELLRVTGSAKLALQMIDQMLGGFRKALPDVPAAFWDEFRSEIKADDFEALIVPIYEKHYDDAELQGLLDFYDSPLGRKMLQEMPAILTESMEAGKKWGQDLAEKALERLRKNGYKTSA is encoded by the coding sequence TTGAAAACGAAGGTCCTCTTCCTGTCCCTGTTCCTCGCCGCGATTCCGCTCGCCGCCCAGGACGCCCCGAAGCCGGCGCTCTCCGCGAAGGAAGCGAAGATCCATGAGCTGCTCCGGGTGACGGGATCGGCCAAGCTGGCCCTCCAGATGATCGACCAGATGCTCGGCGGCTTCCGCAAGGCGCTGCCCGACGTCCCGGCCGCGTTCTGGGACGAATTCCGCAGCGAAATCAAAGCCGACGACTTCGAGGCCCTGATCGTTCCGATCTACGAGAAGCATTACGACGACGCGGAGCTCCAGGGGCTGCTCGACTTCTACGACTCGCCGCTCGGGAGGAAGATGCTCCAGGAGATGCCCGCGATCCTGACGGAGTCGATGGAGGCGGGGAAGAAGTGGGGCCAGGATCTGGCCGAGAAGGCCCTCGAGCGGCTGAGAAAGAACGGCTACAAGACCAGCGCGTAG
- a CDS encoding DMT family transporter has product MSAPGRLRTALLTLAALCAFAANSILCRLALGAAAIDAASYATVRLAAGAGLLALLAAPRRGRPGARGSWRSAAALAAYAVPFSFAYRTLSAGTGALLLFVAVQATMISTGVVRGERLRLSGWAGVAVALFGLGWLVRPGLSAPPAAGAALMTLAGIAWGVYSLRGRRSEDPISDTAGNFARAVLFAAAASAATLSSAHASARGLALAALSGAAASGAGYAIWYAALPRLAATTAATVQLAVPALAAAGGVVFLGERMTARLLFASAAILGGVALAVAGRGGRTPAASRDGRPGTAERPAS; this is encoded by the coding sequence ATGTCCGCGCCCGGCCGTCTTCGAACGGCCCTCCTGACGCTCGCCGCGCTCTGCGCGTTCGCCGCGAACTCGATCCTCTGCCGCCTCGCGCTCGGAGCGGCGGCGATCGACGCCGCGAGCTACGCGACCGTCCGCCTCGCCGCCGGGGCGGGCCTTCTCGCGCTCCTCGCGGCTCCTCGCCGGGGGCGGCCCGGGGCGCGCGGGAGCTGGCGATCGGCCGCCGCTCTCGCCGCCTATGCGGTGCCCTTTTCCTTCGCCTATCGGACGCTCTCGGCGGGGACGGGAGCGCTCCTTTTGTTCGTCGCGGTCCAGGCGACGATGATCTCGACGGGAGTCGTTCGGGGGGAGCGTCTCCGTCTCTCCGGCTGGGCGGGCGTCGCCGTCGCGCTCTTCGGCCTCGGCTGGCTCGTGCGGCCGGGACTTTCCGCCCCGCCGGCAGCCGGCGCCGCGCTGATGACGCTCGCGGGGATCGCCTGGGGCGTCTACTCCCTGCGGGGGCGCCGCTCGGAGGATCCGATTTCGGACACGGCCGGGAATTTCGCGCGGGCCGTCCTGTTCGCCGCCGCCGCGAGCGCGGCGACCCTCTCGTCGGCGCACGCCTCCGCGCGGGGTCTCGCCCTGGCCGCTCTCTCGGGCGCGGCCGCATCGGGCGCGGGCTACGCGATCTGGTATGCCGCCCTTCCGCGGCTCGCCGCGACCACCGCGGCGACCGTGCAGCTCGCGGTTCCCGCGCTCGCGGCGGCGGGAGGCGTCGTCTTTCTCGGCGAGCGGATGACGGCCCGGCTCCTGTTCGCCTCCGCGGCGATCCTCGGAGGCGTCGCGCTGGCGGTCGCCGGGAGGGGAGGGCGAACCCCCGCCGCGTCGCGGGACGGACGTCCCGGGACTGCCGAAAGACCCGCGTCCTGA
- a CDS encoding TonB-dependent receptor, with translation MLKPRTAFLVVGVFLMATVSSPVSAQPASGTISGTVRVVNGEPVTGATVAVTNQQTGVAKVVTSGADGLYTASDLPAGLYTVSADVQGFRAQIVRNQRVEAGSTHTVNIALQVKFSEAVTVTAMKREETVFTTPVSVAAPTEQDLRDRGAQSIEDVAINVPNFSVQNLGPGQSTVAIRGISSGQIARDQPGVKEEVGSYLDESVISMSLFTPDMDLFDMNRVEVLRGPQGTLFGAGSLGGTVRYISNQPILGLSSVFGEVGGETVYTGGMGGDFKVGFNAPVSSKAALRVTSYYDRLPGWIDAVQPFGSQHPGEFGLKKDVNSGDRTGLRAALALVPIDNLTITPRFVYQKVGADGWNRVDEFNILANPYTTTRPAVTLGGEKQFTQIDEPYTDKFQLGDLDVKYDFGPAQLTSVTSFTSRDVLVVRDAGALTSSITGGSIGLPESVYTLNAPLNDRTTAHAWTQELRLSGGTDKDRLQWVVGGFYADSKRHYGQHLVVSGFEDLTSALGINIPTQGVYAPKDNLFWSDLNYDLKQYAFFGEGTFAITNKFSVTAGLRYYHFKEDKGQIFDGIFGSNSDGTPQIQPGTAKADGVAPRFIASYKVNDNLTFNAQAARGFRLGGVNDPLNVNLCTAQDLVTFSGRDTWKDETAWNYEIGAKSRFMGGKGSLNASVYYEDVKDLQVTVTAGSCSSRLIFNVPKSRSVGGELELSLAPTDHFDFSISGGYNDSQVRSTISGTEELVASTGIRSGNRLPSVPKFQAAVSATYTQPICPTYDGYLNGTYQHIGSRYTQLADQESGVGTVNIGSYGANSIGGPLTQNTFTFDPLMPAYDLVNLRLGIRHGIWDLAFYVNNLTNENAELALDRERGLLARVGFLTNQPRTFGVNTRVDF, from the coding sequence ATGCTCAAGCCCCGGACAGCTTTCCTGGTGGTCGGCGTGTTCCTCATGGCAACGGTCTCATCCCCGGTATCGGCCCAACCCGCCAGCGGAACGATCTCGGGAACCGTGCGGGTCGTCAACGGCGAACCGGTCACCGGTGCGACGGTCGCGGTCACGAACCAGCAGACCGGAGTGGCGAAGGTCGTCACGTCGGGCGCCGACGGCCTCTACACGGCCTCCGACCTCCCGGCCGGCCTCTACACCGTTTCGGCCGACGTGCAGGGATTCCGCGCGCAGATCGTGCGGAACCAGCGGGTGGAGGCGGGATCCACCCATACCGTCAACATCGCCCTCCAGGTCAAGTTCTCGGAGGCCGTCACCGTCACGGCGATGAAGCGCGAGGAGACGGTCTTCACGACGCCCGTCTCCGTCGCGGCGCCGACCGAACAGGATCTCCGCGACCGCGGCGCGCAGAGCATCGAGGACGTCGCCATCAACGTCCCCAACTTCTCCGTGCAGAACCTCGGACCCGGGCAGAGCACGGTCGCGATCCGCGGCATTTCGTCCGGCCAGATCGCCCGCGATCAGCCGGGGGTGAAAGAGGAAGTGGGCTCGTACCTCGACGAGTCGGTCATCTCGATGTCGCTCTTCACGCCCGACATGGATCTCTTCGACATGAACCGGGTCGAGGTCCTCCGCGGACCCCAGGGAACCCTCTTCGGAGCCGGGTCGCTGGGCGGCACCGTGCGCTACATCAGCAACCAGCCGATCCTCGGATTGAGCAGCGTCTTCGGCGAGGTCGGCGGCGAGACCGTCTACACCGGCGGCATGGGGGGCGACTTCAAGGTCGGATTCAACGCCCCGGTCTCCAGCAAGGCGGCCCTCCGGGTGACGAGCTACTACGACCGGCTGCCGGGATGGATCGACGCCGTTCAGCCGTTCGGCTCGCAGCATCCCGGAGAATTCGGGCTGAAGAAGGACGTCAACTCGGGAGACCGGACGGGCCTCCGCGCGGCGCTCGCGCTCGTTCCGATCGACAACCTGACGATCACGCCGCGCTTCGTGTACCAGAAGGTCGGCGCCGACGGGTGGAACCGCGTCGACGAGTTCAACATCCTCGCGAACCCGTATACGACCACCCGTCCGGCGGTCACGCTGGGCGGCGAGAAGCAGTTCACCCAGATCGACGAGCCGTACACGGACAAGTTCCAGCTCGGCGATCTCGACGTCAAGTACGACTTCGGTCCCGCTCAGCTGACGTCGGTCACCTCCTTCACCAGCCGGGACGTCCTGGTCGTCCGCGACGCCGGCGCTCTCACGTCGAGCATCACGGGGGGATCGATCGGTCTCCCCGAGTCGGTCTACACGCTGAACGCCCCGTTGAACGACCGCACGACGGCGCACGCCTGGACCCAGGAGCTGCGCCTTTCGGGCGGGACGGACAAGGACCGTCTGCAGTGGGTCGTCGGCGGGTTCTACGCCGACAGCAAGCGTCATTACGGCCAGCACCTCGTCGTCAGCGGGTTCGAGGACCTGACGAGCGCGCTCGGCATCAACATTCCGACGCAGGGCGTCTACGCGCCGAAGGACAACCTGTTCTGGTCCGATCTGAACTACGACCTCAAGCAGTACGCGTTCTTCGGAGAAGGGACGTTCGCGATCACGAACAAGTTCAGCGTGACCGCCGGTCTGCGCTACTACCACTTCAAAGAGGACAAGGGACAGATTTTCGACGGCATCTTCGGCTCGAATTCCGACGGCACTCCGCAGATCCAGCCGGGGACGGCCAAGGCCGACGGCGTCGCCCCCCGCTTCATCGCGAGCTACAAGGTCAACGACAACCTGACGTTCAACGCGCAGGCGGCCCGCGGATTCCGGCTCGGCGGCGTCAACGACCCGTTGAACGTCAACCTCTGCACCGCGCAGGACCTCGTGACGTTCTCCGGACGCGACACCTGGAAGGACGAGACCGCCTGGAACTACGAGATCGGCGCGAAGTCCCGGTTCATGGGAGGAAAGGGCTCCCTCAACGCGTCGGTGTACTACGAGGACGTCAAGGACCTCCAGGTGACGGTCACCGCCGGATCGTGCTCGTCCCGTCTCATCTTCAACGTGCCGAAGTCGCGAAGCGTCGGCGGCGAGCTCGAGCTCTCGCTCGCGCCCACCGATCACTTCGACTTCTCGATCTCGGGCGGCTACAACGACTCGCAGGTCCGCTCCACCATCTCCGGCACCGAGGAGCTCGTGGCCTCCACGGGCATCCGGTCCGGCAATCGGCTCCCGAGCGTCCCGAAGTTCCAGGCCGCGGTCTCGGCGACCTACACGCAGCCGATCTGCCCGACGTACGACGGGTACCTCAACGGCACGTATCAGCACATCGGATCGCGGTACACGCAGCTCGCCGATCAGGAGTCGGGAGTGGGAACGGTGAACATCGGCTCCTACGGCGCGAACTCCATCGGCGGACCGCTGACCCAGAACACCTTCACCTTCGACCCTCTGATGCCCGCCTACGATCTCGTGAATCTGCGTCTCGGCATCCGGCACGGCATCTGGGACCTCGCGTTCTACGTCAACAATCTGACCAACGAGAACGCGGAGCTCGCCCTCGACCGCGAGCGCGGTCTTCTGGCCCGGGTCGGCTTCCTGACCAACCAGCCCCGGACGTTCGGCGTCAACACCCGCGTGGACTTCTGA